CGCTGACGATCACGAGCCCGAACAAGATCCGGCTGATCGCCGACGGTGACCGCAAGAACGTCTTCAGCGCGGGCGACACCGTGGCCGACGCGCTCGCGAGCCTCGGCATCACGCTCGGCGCCCTGGACGAGGTCGACCCCCGTCCGGCCACGGCCATCAAGGACGGGATGCGCGTCAAGGTCGTCCGGGTGGCGAAGACGGTCCGTACGAAGACCGAGGAGATCGACTTCAAGACGAAGGTTCGCGAGGTCGACTCGATGGACGCCGGCGAGGTCAAGGTCGTCCGCAAGGGCAAGCCTGGCACGGCCAAGGTGACGTACGAGATCGTGCGCGCGGACGGCAAGGTCCGTAGCCGCAAGGTCGTCAAGACGGTCGTCGTCACGCCGGCCACGGCACAGATCGAGCGTCACGGCACCAAGCCGTCGACCCCGTCGATCGACGCGGGTGACGGCTCGGTCTGGGACCGCCTCGCCAAGTGCGAGTCGGGCGGCAACTGGAGCATCAACACGGGCAACGGCTACTACGGCGGGCTGCAGTTCAACCTCGGGACGTGGCGTGCGTACGGCGGCCAGGGCTACCCGCACGAGAACTCGCGCGAGCAGCAGATCGCCGTCGCGACCAAGCTGCGTGACGCCAACGGCGGCAGCTACGGCAGCTGGCCGCACTGCGCCGCCCAGCTGGGGCTCCCGACCTGACCGGCGACGTACGCCTCCTGGGCCCCGGCGACATCCGTTCTCTCGCCGCGGAGCTCGACGTCGTCCCGACGAAGAAGCGTGGGCAGAACTTCGTCATCGACGCCAACACGGTCCGCAGGATCGTGCGCGCTGCCGGAGTGGGTCCGGACGACGTCGTGCTCGAGATCGGCCCCGGGCTGGGGTCGCTGACCCTGGCCCTGCTCGACCAGGTGCGGCACGTGGTCGCGGTCGAGGTCGACGAGCGGCTCGCGACGGCGCTCCCGGCGACCATCGAGACGTTCGCACCGACCCGCGGCGGCGACGTCGACGTGCTCCACGCCGACGCCCTCCAGGTGACGGAGCTCCCGGGGCCGGCGCCGACGGCGCTGGTCGCGAACCTGCCGTACAACATCTCGGTCCCGGTCCTGCTGCACTTCTTCGAGCTCGTCCCGACCATCGAGCGGGGGCTGGTCATGGTCCAGGCCGAGGTCGCCGACCGGTTGGCGGCGGGGCCCGGCTCGCGGACGTACGGCGTGCCGAGCCTGAAGTCGTCCTGGTACGCCGACGTCCGTCCCGCGGGTCGGGTGGGCCGGAACGTGTTCTGGCCGGCCCCGAATGTCGACTCCGGTCTCGTCGCGTGGACGCGCCACGACCCTCCTGCGGACGCCGACCGCTCGCGCGTGTTCGCGGTCGTGGACGCCGCCTTCGCCCAGCGGCGCAAGACCCTGAGGGCGGCACTGGCCGGGATCGCCGGCGGCCCCGACCGGTCCGAGGCCGCGCTCGTGGCGGCCGACGTGTCGCCGCAGGCACGAGGCGAGCAGCTGGACCTCGCGGCGTACGTCCGGATCGCCGCAGCGCTCGACGCAGCGGCCGCGGAGGCCACCCAGCCCGACGCGCTCCCGGAGTGAGCTCAGCCCGACGCGCTCCCGGAGTGAGCTCAGCCCGACGCGCTCCCGGAGTGAGCGACCGCCGGACGGTAGGTTGAGCCGGTGCGTACGACGACCGCGCGGGTGCCCGCGAAGATCAACCTCTGCCTCGGCGTCGGCCCTCGACGCGACGACGGCTACCACCCCTTGGCGACGGTCTACCAGGCGGTCGACCTGTGCGACGAGGTCCGCGCGACCGAGGTCGACGACGACGCCGTGACTGTGCGCACGCTGTTCGCGGGTGACGGCACGCGCGAGCAGGCTCCGGTGCCGACCGGTCCCGACAACCTCGCCGTACGCGCCGCGCTCGCGCTGCGTGACGCGTACGCCGTCGATGCGGGCGTGTCGCTCGCCATCCGCAAGGCGATCCCCGTGATGGGCGGCATGGCGGGAGGCTCTGCCGACGCCGCCGCCGCGCTGGTCGCCTGCGACGCGCTGTGGGGCACCCAGGCGACCCGCCGTGAGCTCGAGGAGATCGCCGCGAAGCTCGGCTCCGACGTCCCCTTCCTGCTGCACGGCGGCACTGCTCTCGGCGGCGGGCGCGGCGAGGAGGTCAGTCCGGTCCTGGCGCGCGGCCGGTTCCACTGGGTGTTCGCGATCGCCGACCACGGGCTTTCGACCGCGCAGGTCTACGGCGAGTACGACGTGCTGCACGCCGACACGCCGCTCCCGATGCCCGAGGTGCCGCAGGAGCTCCTCACCGCACTGGCATCCGGCGACGCCGCCGCGCTCGGCCGCGCGTTGTCGAACGACCTCCAGGCTCCAGCGCTCCGTCTGCGTCCGGAGCTCCAGCAGGTCTTCGACGTAGCCGAGGAGGGCGACGCCCTCGGCGCCCTGGTGTCCGGTTCGGGGCCGACGGTGATGGTCCTCGCCGAGGACGCCGTCCACTCCGAGGAGCTGGCCCGCCTGCTGCTGGCGTCCGGAGTCTGCGCCGACGCCGTGCAGGCATCGGGCCCGGAGGCCGGGGCGCATCTCATCTGACGCGTACGCCACGTGGACCCCGGCTAAGCGCTCGCTTAGTATCGGCCCATGTCGACTGACCTGTTCTCTCTCGAAGGCCGCACCGCACTCGTCACCGGAGGGTCGCGCGGCATCGGCCGCATGATCGCCGAGGGCTTCCTCACCCAGGGTGCGCGCGTCTACATCACCGCCCGGAAGGCCGAGGCGTGCGACCGCGCAGCGGCCGAGATGTCCGACCTCGGGACCTGCGTCTCGCTGCCGTCCGACGTCTCGACCGTGGACGGGGTGCGTGAGCTCGTGGCGCGCTTCGGCGAGCTCGAGGACTCGCTGGACATCCTCGTGAACAACGCGGGCGCAGCGTGGGGTGCGCCGTACGCGGAGTTCCCGGAGAGCGGCTGGGACAAGGTCATGGACGTCAACGTCAAGGCGCCCTTCTTCCTGACCCAGGCGCTCACCCCGCTGCTGGCGAAGGCCGCGACGGACCACCCGGCGAAGGTCATCAACATCGCCTCGATCGACGGCCTGTCGCTGAACGCGGACGAGACCTACTCGTACCACGCGAGCAAGGCCGGGCTCGTCCACCTCACCCGCAAGCTCGGGGTCACCCTGGCGCCGGACAACATCGTGGTCAGCGGGATCGCGCCGGGCGCGTTCGCTTCGGAGATGAACCGAACGGCGCGTGACCACTCCGACGCCGTTGCCGCCCGCGTCCCGGCCGGCCGGATCGGGACCTCGGACGACATGGCAGGTGCGGCGATCTACTTGGCGTCTCGCGCCGGCGACTACGTGGTCGGCGAGACGCTCGTGGTCGACGGCGGCGTCACCCACGCGCGCTGAGCGCGACCTTCACCGCACCACGGCGGCGGTCACGCTGAGCTCGATCAGCGCCCCCGGGACCGCGAGCCCGGACACGATCGCCGCCGTGACCAGCGGAGGGGCACCGTCGCGGGCGAGCCGCGGCCCCGCCACGGCGTACGCCGCCTGGACGTCGATCGCCTCGGCGAACAGGATCGTCCAGGCGACGACGTCGTCGAACGTGGCTCCCGCCTCGGCGAGTGCCGTCTCGACGTTGTCGAGGGCTCTCGTGACCTGGGCGGCGGGCTCGTCGGAGACGATCGTCCCGGACTCGTCGACGCCGTTCTGGCCTCCGACGAGGATGGTGGTCGCCCCCGGCGGGATGACGGCGACGTGGCTGAAGGCCGGGCTCTGGACCAGGCCTGACGGACTGTGCAGTGCGATCTCGGTCATGTCTCGACGCTACGGGCGTACCCGGACACCACGTGTCCGGATTGGAGTCGGGATCGGGGACACGTGGTCCGCCTCGTAGGCTGGCAGGGTGACTCCGCCGCAGAACCTCGTGAACCTGGACGGTGTCGACAAGTCCCACGGCACCCGTACGCTGCTGGACTCGGTGAGCCTCGGCGTCGCCGTGACCGACCGGATCGGGGTCGTCGGCCGCAACGGCGGCGGCAAGACCACGCTCCTGCGGGTCCTCTCCCGGATCGAGCCGCCCGACGCGGGCCGGGTCACGCACACGCGGGGCCTGGAGGTCGGGTTCCTCACCCAGGCCGACGAGCTCCACGAGGCGCACACGCTCCGGGAGGCCGTCCTCGGAGGCAAGGCCGACCACGAGTGGGCGTCCGACCCGACCACGCGCGAGGTCGTGACGGTCCTCCTCGCCGGCATCTCCCTCGACCGCATCGTCGAAGGCATGTCCGGCGGCGAGAGGCGGCGCGCGTCCCTGGCGAGGCTCCTTCTCGGCCAGCACGACCTCCTCGTTCTCGACGAGCCGACGAACCACCTCGACATCGACGCCATCGCGTGGCTCGCACGTCACCTGCGCATCCGCGAGTGCGCGATCGTGGTCGTGACCCACGACCGTTGGTTCCTCGACGAGGTCGCGACTCGCACGTGGGAGGTCCATGACGGCGTCGTCGACCAGTACGACGGCGGCTACGCGGCGTACGTGCTGGCGCGTGCGGAGCGTGATCGCCAGGCGGCGGCGACGGAGAGCCGGCGGGCCAACCTGGCGCGCAAGGAGCTCGCCTGGCTCCGGCGGGGTGCGCCCGCGCGGACGTCGAAGCCGAAGTTCCGGATCGACGCCGCGAACGCGCTGATCGCCGACGAGCCGCCGCCGCGGGACCGGCTCGAGCTCGAGCGCTTCGCGACACAGCGGCTCGGCAAGGACGTCGTCGACCTCGAGGACGTCAGCCTCACCCGCGGTACGGCGCGGATCCTCGACCACGCGACCTGGCGGCTCGGCCCCGGCGACCGTGTCGGGCTCGTCGGTCCCAACGGCACCGGCAAGACCTCGGTGATGCGGTTGGTCGCGGGCACCCTCGAGCCCGACCGCGGACGGGTGAAGCGCGGCAAGACCATCTCCGTCGCGTACCTCTCGCAGGCCCTCGACGAGCTCGACCCGCAGGAGCGCGTGCTCGACGCGGTGAGCGGGCCGGAGCTGCGGGCGACCTCGTTGCTCGAGGGGTTCGGCTTCACGGGCGACCTCCTCACCTCACGGATCGGCGACCTGTCCGGCGGTGAGCGCCGCCGCCTCCAGGTGATGCGGCTGCTGCTGTCGGAGCCGAACGTCCTCCTGCTCGACGAGCCGACCAACGACCTCGACATCGACACGCTGACCGTGATCGAGGACTACCTCGACCGGTGGCCCGGCACGCTCGTCGTGGTCTCGCACGACCGCTACTTCCTCGAGCGCGTCACGGACACGGTCTACGAGCTGCCGGGAGACGGGTCCGTACGCATGCTCGTCGGCGGGGTCGACGCGTACCAGCCTCGCGACGTCGCCACGCGCCTGGCCATGTCGGCCGGACGGACACCCGTCGACGTGGTCGCCGCCACGACGGCCTCGGCGGACGCGGGACTGTCGGGTGCCGAGGAGCGCGCGGCGCAGAAGGAGATGGCGCGCATCGACCGTCGTCTGGCCAAGCTCTCGGAGCTCTCGGCAGGCATCGAGAAGCAGATGGCAGACCACCCGACGGACGTCGGGAAGCTGTCCGATCTGCAGGCCAGGCTGACCGAGATCACAGGCGAGAAGGGCGATCTGGAGTCAATCTGGTTGGAGCTCGCAGAGGTGTTAGGTTGACCGGGCCCGGCTGTCAGCGACCTGTATCGGAGTGAGCGTGGCCCGACCCGAATCTGCCGAGTCCTCGCACACGCGGGCCCGGTGGGTCATCCCGATCGCACTCGTCCTCGTCTGGCTGGTTCTCGGTGGTCTGGCCGGCCCGTTCGCCGGGAAGCTGTCGGAGGTGTCGGAGAACGACACGGCGGCCTTCCTGCCCGAGAGCGCGGAGTCGACCGAGGTTGCAGCGATCCAGGCGCAGTTCGCGCCGGACACGGTCCCGCTCGTCATCGTGTGGGAGTCGGACCAGCCGCTCTCGGACGCTGCCCGAGCCGACGTGGCAGAGCAGCTCGAGGCCGTCTCCCGGATCGAGGGGATCGACGGTCCTGCGAGAGGGCCCGTCCCGTCGGAGGACGGCGCGGCGCTCGCGGGGTACGCCCAGATCGATCCGGCGGCCGGTGAGGTCGAGACGGTCGTCGACGACGTCCGCGCCGCGGTCAGCGAGGTGGACGGCGCGACCCCCTATGTCACCGGGCCGGGCGGGTTCGCCGCCGACATCGGCTCCGCGTTCGGGGGCATCGACGGGCTGCTGCTCGGTGTCGCACTGGTCGTCGTCCTGGTGATCCTGCTGGTGGTCTATCGGAGCCCCCTGCTGCCCTTCGCGGTCCTGCTCACCTCCGTCCTCGGGCTCGGTCTCGCCGCGTTCGTGGTCTACCAGCTCGCTGTCGCCGGCGTCCTCGACCTCAACGGGCAGAGCCAGGGGATCATGTCGATCCTGGTGGTCGGCGCGGCCACCGACTACGCCCTGCTCCTCGTCGCGCGCTACCGCGAGGAGCTGCGGGTCCACGACGACCGGTTCACGGCGATGAAGGTCGCGTGGCGTCGTGCGCTGCGACCGGTGATCGCCTCCGGCAGCACCGTGATCCTCGGTCTGCTGTGCCTGCTCCTGTCCGACCTCACCTCGAACCGAAGCCTCGGCCCGGTCGCTGCCCTCGGCATCGCGGCCGCGATGCTCTCCGCACTCACGTTCCTTCCGGCGGTCCTGGTGCTCCTCGGGCGCACGGCCTTCTGGCCGTTCCGCCCGAACGTCGGCAGCGCCAAGCCGGAGGAGTCGGGCATCTGGGGCCGGGTCGCCTCGCTCGTGAAGCACCGCCCGCGTCGGCTGTGGGTCGGCGCCACGCTGGCCCTCGCCCTGGCTGCGGCGTTCGCGCCGACGTTCAGCGCGTCTGGTGTCTCGCAGAGCGACATCCTGCTCGGTGAGTCCGAGGCGGTGAGCGGGCAGGAGGCGCTCACCCGCCACTTCCCCGGAGGGTCCGGCTCTCCTGCGGTCGTCATCGCGCCGGAGGACGACCTCGACGAGGTCGTGCGCATCGTCGATCAGGCCGACGGCGTCGCCACCGTGGCGGCGATGCCCGCAGGCGAAGGCGCGGACGAGTCCCCGAAGGTGATCGACGGCCTCGTGATGATCGAGGTGACGCTGGAGGATCCGGCCGACAGCCACGCCGCGGAGGAGACCGTGCGCGCGCTGCGAGACGAGCTCCACGGGCTCGGCGACGAGGTTCTCGTCGGTGGCGAGACGGCGCAGCAGGTCGACGGCAACGACGTCGCGGAGCACGACCGTACGCTCATCATCCCCGTGGTGCTCATCGTCATCCTGCTCGTGCTCATCGTGCTGCTCCGGTCGGTGCTCGCGCCCGTCCTCCTCGTCGCGACCACCGTGCTGAGCTTCTTCTCGACCCTCGGGGTCGCGGCGCTGGTGTTCGAGCACGGTTTCGGCTGGCCGGGAGCAGACCCGTCGGTGCCGCTGTACGCGTTCGTCTTCCTCGTCGCGCTCGGCATCGACTACAACATCTTCCTGATGACGCGGGTGCGTGAGGAGTCGGCGAAGCGGGGGACCCACGAGGGCATCCTCCACGGGCTGGTGGTGACCGGTGGCGTGATCACGTCCGCCGGCGTGGTCCTCGCTGCCACGTTCTCGGCCCTCGCGGTGATCCCGATCCTGTTCCTGGCGCAGATCGCGTTCCTGGTCGCGTTCGGCGTCCTCCTCGACGCACTCCTGGTGCGCTCGCTGCTCGTGCCCGCGCTGTCGTACGACATCGGCTCGCGCATCTGGTGGCCGAGCAGCCTCCAGCGCCGGCGCTGACCGAGGCTCCGGTCAGCGGTCAGCGGTCAGCGGTCAGCGGTCGGCGGCTTCGCTCACGAGCCGTCAGAGGCGTCGAAGGGGAGGAGCAGGCCGCGCAGCAGCTCGGAGAGCCGGGCGGCGTCGTCCTCACCGAGTGCGGCGAGCAGCTCCCGCTCTCGTGACAGGAGCGCTTCAAGCGCTGCGTCGACGACGGAGCGGCCCTCGTCGGTGAGCCGGACCTGGACTCCGCGCCGGTCAGCGGGGTCGGGCAGACGCTCCACGAACCCGCGCGTCGTGAGCCGGTCGATGCGGTTCGTCATCGTCCCGCTGGTGACGAGGGTCTCGCGCAGGAGCTGGCCGGGCGAGAGCTGGTACGGCTCTCCCGCACGCCGCAGGGCGGACAGCACGTCGAACTCCCAGCCGTCGAGATGCTGGTCGGCGAAGGCTTCGCGCCGAGCGAGGTCGAGATGCCTCGACAGCCGTGAGACCCGGCTCAGGATCTCCATCGGGTCGACGTCGAGGTCGGGGCGCTCACGACGCCACGCGGCGACCAAGCGGTCCACCTCGTCTCGTTCCCACTCAGCCTCTCGCACCTCGCCAGCGTACCGTCAAGATTCTCGACGTCGAGACTCCGCAGTCGGCGATCCGCTGTCAATAGATGTTGACGACTTCGCATGTGTCAACTATCGTTGACGGCATGGCCGATCTGACAGACACCACGGACCGGGACCCCGCCATCGGCCTCCGTGCCGTTCGCGCACTCGGCGATCTCGCCGAGCGCCTCGAGCGGCTCCAGGTCGAACGCGCTCGAGAGCTCGGATGGTCGTGGCAGCAGATCGCCGACGCGCTCGGGGTGTCGCGCCAGGCCGCCCACAAGAAGCACGGCGGGTCCGAGCGACGAGGAGAGGACTGACATGTTCGAGAAGTTCACCGCGACCGCGCGCGCCGCGGTCGTCGAGGCGCAGGCAGAGGCCCGTGACGCGGGAGACCGGCGGATCGAGCCGGTCCATGTTCTGGGTGCGCTCTCGAAGCAGGAGCCGTCCGGCGGAGTGCTCGCGCGGCACGGCATCACGTACGAGGCGCTGCGTGCGGAGATCGTACGCAGCGGGGACGGTGCTCTCGACGCCGCGGCTCTCGCCTCGCTGGGTGTCGACCTCGAGAGCGTCCGTGAGCAGGCCGACGCGACGTTCGGGCCTGGCGCCCTCGACCGGGCGGGGCGCCGCCGGGGGCACCTCCGGTTCGTGCGCGCGAGCAAGGCTGCGCTCGAGCAGGCGCTCCGCGTCACGGTCGCGGGCCCGGGCCGGGAGATCGGCGCGCCACAGCTCCTCGCCGGTGTCCTCGCCGTCGACGACGCGCGAACGGCGGCCGTGCTCGGTGCCGTGTGCGACGACCCCGACACGCTGCGGGCCGAGGTCGCGCGGGCGGTCTCGGGAGAGGCGGCCTGAGTGCCGTCCTGGGACCCGGGGCTCTATCTCACCTACGAGTCCGAGCGAGCGCGCCCGTTCCTCGACCTGGTGGTCCGCGTGCCGACGGAGCCGCGCACGATCGTCGATCTCGGGTGCGGGCCGGGTCACCTCAGTGCAGTGCTCCGCCAGCGCTGGCCGCAGGCACGCATCACCGGTGTCGACTCGTCACCGGAGATGATCGAGCAGGCTCGCCGTGAGGGCGACGGCGAGGGGATCTCGTACGAGCTCGGTGACATCGCGTCGTGGAGTCCGCCGGCGCCGGTCGACCTGGTCGTGTCCAACGCGGCGTTCCAGTGGGTCCCGGAGCAGCTGGAGGTCGTGCCCCGACTGCGTCGCCACGTCGCGCCGGGGGGCGTGCTCGCCTTCCAGGTGCCGGACAACCACGACGAGCCGAACCACGTGCTGCTCCGAGAGCTCGCGGGACGTGCGCCGTACGCCGAGCACGCTGCTGGCCTCGCGACGGCGCGCGGGGTCTCGCCGGCGGCGTACCTCGACGTCCTGGTCGACGACGGGTGGGACCTCGACGTTTGGGGAACGACGTACTTCCATGTGCTCCCGGGAGACGACCCCGTCTTCCGGTGGATCTCGGGCACGGGTGCCCGTCCGGTCCTCCAGGCGCTGCCGCACGAGCTGCGGGCCGAGTTCGTCGAGAACTACAAGGCGGCGCTCCGCGAGGCGTACCCCCGGCGGGAGTACGGGACGGTGCTGCCGTTTCCGAGGACGTTCGTCGTCGCGAAGCGGCGCGTCTGACGGAGTCGCGAAGCGGCGCGTCTGACGGAGTCGCGAAGCGGCGCGTCAGTCTTCGTCGTGCGGCGGTGTCAGGACGGGCTTGACCTCGAGGTTGGAGAGGCCGTTCCACGCGAGGTTGACGAGGTGGGCGGTGACGACGTCCTTGCTGGGCTTGCGGGCGTGCAGCCACCACTGGCCGGTGGTCGAGACCATGCCGACGAGCATCTGGGCGTACATCGGTGCAAGCTTCGACTCGTAGCCGCGTCGTTTGAACTCCCCGACGAGGATGTCCTCGACGCGGCTGGCGACGTCGCCGATGATGCTGACGTACGAACCGTTGGGGGAGCCGCCGACGGGGGCGTCGCGGACCAGGATCCGGAACCCGTCCGAGCTGGTCTCGACGTAGGTGAGCAGCGCGAACGCGGCCTGCTGCAGGAGCTCGCGCGGGCCGCCGCTGGTGAGGGCGCCGCGCATCATGTCGAGCAGCGTGCGGACCTCGCGGTCGACCACCACGGCGTACAGGCCTTCCTTGCCGCCGAAGTGCTCGTAGACGACCGGTTTCGAGACGGAGGCACGGGCCGCGATCTCCTCGACGGTGGTGCCGTCGACCCCGCGGTCCGCGAAGAGGGTCCGGGCGGTCGCGATGAGCTGCTCACGCCGCTCGGCCGCCGTCATCCGCTTGCTGCTGCGCTTCGTCTCCGGATCCGGGTTCTTGGCCACTCTGGGCATTGTGCCGTACGACCTCAGACCAGCAGGGCGACGGCGACCACGGACACCCCGATCCCCAGGCCCGAACCGACTGCCGAGCGGCGCGGGTGCTGGTCGGGGAGGATGCGCAGCTCCGGCCAGCGCACGACGACGCCGGCCACGCCTGCCGCCAGCAGCGCGACGCACGTGCCCCACGCCCCGTAGGCGACAACGGCGGGCAGCTCGCTCCAGGGGACCAAGGATCGAGCGACGGCCAGCAGCGCGATGCCCTGAGCGGTCGCCGAGAGCAGCGCGAGCCGGTCTGCGCCTGGCTTGTTCGGTGGACGCCGCCAGGCCGTGTACGCCCCCGCCGCGAGGAGCACCAGGGCGACGGGAAGCACGAGATAGCGGGCGAGGTCGGTCATCGGGTGCCCTCCAAGATGTCGAGCGCGGCGTCGTCCACGTCGATCGCGGTGTCCGCGAGGACGACCACGCCTCGTCCTCGGGTGCGGTCGAGCGCGACCATCGCGCGGTATCCGCCGGTGCCTCCGTTGTGCCAGGTCGTCCCATCGGCGGACGTGAACCAGGCGAGTCCGATCCGGTCGCCGTCCGCGGCGTCCCAGCGCGGTTCGACGGCGTCGGCGCCCGGTGCGCTCCTGTCGAGCACGGCGCCGATCAGGACGGCGAGGTCGGCGGTGGTGGACCGGATGCCGCCGGCCGGCGCGTAGCCGTCCTGCACCCAGGGCTCCTCTGCCAGGCCGCTCGCCGCCCGGCCGTGGGTCGTAGCGTCCGCGTCGTCCTCGGGGACGGTCGTGTCGGTCAGTCCGAGTGGTTCGAGCAGACGGGTGCGCAGGAGCGCTGCGTAGTCGAGCCCGCTGCGTGCCGCGAGCGCCTGGCCGAGCAGGGCGCCGCCGAGGTTGGAGTACGACACGGAACCTCGCTCATCGCCCACCGACGCCTCGCGGGCTTCGGCGACAAGGTCGTCGACGCTCTCGTAGTACGGATTGCGGTGCCGCAACGTCGCGACGGCGGCGCCGGCCGTGCCCCAGAGCCCGCCACCCATGCGGGGGAGTCCGCTGCGGTGGCTTGCGAGCTCGGCGAGGGTCACGTCGGCCGCCGGGCTGTCTCCGAGATCCAGGTGGTCGCCGAGCGGTTCCTCGAGCGTCACCTCCCCGCGGGCGACCGCGTCGGAGAGCAGCATCGACGTCATCACCTTGGCGACGGAACCGATCTCGTACGGGGTGTGCTCGTTCGCGCCGAAGCCGGCGTAGCGGACGCCGTCGGGCTCGACGAGCGCCACGCTCACCGCGTGGTGGCCGCGCCCCAACGCGTCACGTGTCCTGGCGGCGAGGGCGTCGTCGCCGGACGCGTCCCCGAGCGTTGCGGGATGTGGAGCGAGCAGTGCGCCAAGGGCGACGACGACCGCCGCCGTGACCGCCCCGGCGATTGTTGTCGCGCGGGTCATCGCGTCCCTCCTGCGGCGGTCACCACCGCCAGCAGCGGGACGACGCGATCGGCAGGGACCACGTACTGGCCGCGTGCCGCCGTGGTGAGCCACCCGCCGGCCGTGAGCTGGTTGAGGTGGTGGTAGATCTGGCCGGTCGTTCCTCCACCGAGCTCGGTCAGCAGGTCGGAGGCGGTGCGCGCCCCGTTGAGGACGGCACGAAGGATCTGCATCCGGACCGGGCTGCCCAGCGCCGCGAGGGTGGGGGCGACATCGTCCCACGGCCGGTCGAGCAGCTCGTCGGTGTCGGCGCCGTACTGCCAGACGACCTCTCCGCCATCAGGCACGGTGAGCGAGCCGGCGTACACGACCGTTCCCGCGCCCGGCCTGCGCGCCGCGAGCCCTTCGAGCACCCAGAAGACCTCGGGGTCGTGCGCCGATGGCGCCGCGGGCTGTGCCTCCCCACCCGGGCGTGCTGCTTCGAGGGCGGCCACACGCTGTTCGAGCGCCTCGAGCCGAGCGTCCGTGGAAGATTCCATGTGAACGAGATTACGGAATTACGCAATCACGTACAAGCACAGGTCGTGATTGCGCGACTGGCCGACCGGGTCGACTCTGGGAGGAGACCAACTCCGAGGAGGTCGCCATGCACATCAGCCCACTCGCCAAATGGACCGCGGTCGTCGTGGTCGTCGCGAGCTTCGTGATCTCAGGCCTGACCATCCTGTCGCTCGCGCGCAGCGGTGTGCTCGACGGTGAGCCGTGGGAGCCGGTGGGTACCGCGCTCGCCATCTTCGGTGCGGTCACCGCGCTGATCGTCGGGATCGCCGAGGCCGACATCGGCACCCACAAGACCAAGCGGGACGCTGCCCCGCGCTGAGTCAGGAACCCGGCATGCCCGCGATCGGCGCTGACGCCGACGCGAGTGCCGCTCGTGCGTCGCGGACCACGGCGCGCAGCGCCAGGGCGTAGAGCGCCGCGGCCAGCGCGAGCAGCAGGAGCGCCACGGCGTACTGCCCGTCGACGCCGATCGGCTGCCCGCCGTTCAGCCGGCCGAAGGCGTTGCGGCCGCGGTGCACCGGCGTCAGGAAGTGGAAGACGAAGGTTGCCGCACCGGCGACCCCCAGCTGCAGCACGGTCGATCGTCTCGCGGACACCAGCGCGGCGATCACAAGGCCGGCGCCCGCAGTCAGCACCCCGAAGAACCACAGCCAACGCGCCGCCGTGAAGGCCTTCGGGTAGAAGTCTCCGAGGCACGCCTCGGGGAAGTCGCACTGGTCCTCGGAGTGGATGATCCAGTCCCAGTGCAGCCAGATCTCGAGGAGGCAGAGCAGCAGAGCGGCCGCGATGACGGCAGAGAGGGCGTACCGCCTCACGCGGCGGAGGGGGCTTCGACCCGCTTGGACTCGAGCCGCGACGCGACGGGCCAGCGGACGTCGCGAACCCAGCCGGCCTTCTCCATGAGCCAGATCAGGCGTGCCGAGATGTCGACCTGACCGGGCAGCACGCCGTGGCGAGCGCAGGTCGGGTCGGCGTGGTGGAGGTTGTGCCACGACTCGCCCATCGAAGGGATCGCCAGCCACCACACGTTGCCGGAGCGGTCGCGCGACTTGAACGGCGCCTCGCCCATCGTGTGGCAG
Above is a genomic segment from Mumia sp. Pv4-285 containing:
- a CDS encoding helix-turn-helix domain-containing protein, giving the protein MESSTDARLEALEQRVAALEAARPGGEAQPAAPSAHDPEVFWVLEGLAARRPGAGTVVYAGSLTVPDGGEVVWQYGADTDELLDRPWDDVAPTLAALGSPVRMQILRAVLNGARTASDLLTELGGGTTGQIYHHLNQLTAGGWLTTAARGQYVVPADRVVPLLAVVTAAGGTR